The sequence TAAGAAGATCACTGATCTGGATATTGAGGTGACACGCCGCCGCAAACTGATGTAATATCGCCACAGAAATGTGGCTTTGCCGTGAATTTCCTAGGCAGGGCCACGAGATATGGCGGTGACTCGCAAAGAGTCGCACATCAGGATGAGGGCAGTAAGTGGCGTATAAGTCACATCTGAGGGCGGCATACGGGCCACTTGCGGCTATTGACCGATGGCGGCGAACCCGCCGCGCCCGCAATATCGGCACCATTGGCCTGGTTTTGCTGGGGCCGGTGCTAGCCTTGGCGACATTCCTCATCATCGGCCCGCTGGGGCAGGGGGCGTCCTCGCGGTCGCTGCGGCTGATTCTGCTGGCGGATCTTGTCTATATCCTGACCATCGCGGCGCTGGTGATGGCGCAGATCGTGCGCCTGTTTGCGGCGCGGCGGTCGAAATCGGCAGGCTCCCGCCTGCATTTGCGGCTGATCGGCGCGTTTGGCTTTCTGGCGCTGATCCCAACCGTGATTGTCGCGGTGTTCGCAGTGCTGACGGTGAATGTCGGGCTTGAGGGCTGGTTCTCGCAGCGGGTGCGCCAGGTGATCGGCAGCTCGCTGGCCGCGGCGGAAGCTTATCAGGCGCAGCAGAAAGGCGACCTGAGCGAAGACGCCCAGGCCCTGGCACGCTATCTGGACAGCAGCCGGGCGCGCAGTTTCTTTATCAACGATGCTGAGCTGCGGCAGGTGCTGGCACAGGGGCAGCTGCAAATCCAGCGCGGCCTGCGCGAGGCCTATATCGTCGACAGCGGCGGGCAGATCCGGGCGCGCGGCGAACGCTCTTATGAGTTTGATTTTGAAAAACCCGACAACCAGCAGTTGGAGGCGGCCCGCCAGAACGGCATGCTGCTGATTGAGGACTGGGACAACAGCGAGTTCCGCGCCCTGGTGCAGCTGAGCGCCTTTGTCGACCGGTTCCTGTACATCAGCCGGGATGTGGATGGCGAACTGCTGAACCTGCTGGATGACACCCAGGAAACCGCACACCTCTATCAGCAGCTGGAAAGCGAGCGCGGAAGGGTGCTGTTTGAATTTGCGCTGCTCTACATCGGCTTTGCGGTGATTCTGATCCTGGCGGCGATGTGGCTGGGCATGTGGTTTGCTGAACGGCTGTCGCGCCCCGTCGGGCGGCTGACGGTGGCGGCGCAGCGGGTGGGCGGCGGCAATCTGGACGTTCAGGTGCCGGTCGATGACGGCGGTGACGAGATTTCCCAGCTGGGCCAGTATTTCAACCAGATGACCCGCGAGCTGAAGGCGCAGCACAGCCGCCTGCTGGACAATACCCGGCAGATCGAACGCCGCCGCCGCCTGTTCGATTCAGTCCTGTCGTCGGTGACCTCCGGGGTTGTCGGCCTGGATGCCGACGGGCGGGTGACATTCGTGAACCGCTCTGCCGAACGGCTGCTGGACTGGCAGGAGGATCAGCAATTGATGGCGCTGGCGGTGGCAGTGCCGGAATTCGGGCCGCTGTTTGCCGAACTGATCGAGACCGGCGCCGAAGTGGTCCAGGAGGAAATCAAGGTGACCCGCCAGGGCCGGCTGGAAAACCTGCTGGTCCGGATGTCGCCGCGCCGCTCTGAGGAAGGCGGGCTGGAAGGCTATGTGGTGGCCTTTGACGATGTGACCGACCTGGTCAGCGCGCAGCGGATGGCGGCCTGGGGCGATGTGGCCCGCCGGATCGCGCATGAGATCAAGAACCCGCTGACCCCCATCCAGCTGAGCGCGGAGCGGATCAAGCGCAAGTTCGCGCCCAAGCTGGGCGAGGAGAACAGCGATCAGCTGCAATCCATGACCGATGTGATCGTGCGCCAGACCAACGATTTGCGCCGGATCGTGGATGAGTTCTCGAAATTCGCCCGCATGCCGGAACCAGAGCGGCGCGAAGAGGATCTGGTCAAGCTGGTGCGGGACGCGGTGATCCTGCAGCAGCAGGGCCAGCCGGATGTCCGGATCACGGCGGAGCTGCCAAAGGTGCAGATGCCGTCGGATCTGGATGCAACGATGATTGGCCAGGCGCTGACCAATCTGATCAAGAACGCAGGCGAAGCCATCGAAAGCCTGCAGAAGAAGGGGGCTCCGGACGGTCTGGTCCCGGAGATCCGGGTGACTGCGGAAAAGACGGGCAGCTTCTACGAAATCCGCATCGCCGACAATGGCATCGGTCTGCCCGAAGACCGGGCGCGGCTGTTTGAGCCCTATGTGACCACGCGCGACGCGGGCACAGGGCTTGGGCTGCCGATCGTCAAGAAAATCATCGAAGAGCACGGGGGCACGCTGACGCTGGAAGACGCCCCGGTGTTCGAGGGACAAGCGCATAACGGCGCAATGGCGGTGATCCGCCTGCCCGCCGCAGCCAAAAAAGCGGCGGCGCCTAACAAGAGCACAGTGAAAGCAGGTCTGACATGAGTGACATTCTGATTGTAGATGATGAGCGGGATATCCGTGAGCTGATCTCGGACATTCTGGAGGACGAGGGCTATGCCACCCGCAAGGCCGGCAGCTCGGATGAGTGCATGGCCCGGCTGGAAGAAGCCAAGCCCGCGCTGATGATCCTGGATATCTGGCTGAAGGACAGCCAGATGGACGGCATCGACATCCTGAAGACGGTCAAGCGGGACACGCCGGACATCCCGGTGGTGATCATTTCCGGCCACGGCAATATCGAAATCGCTGTCGCCGCGATCAAGCAGGGCGCCTATGACTTCATCGAGAAGCCCTTTAACATCGACCAGCTGATGGTGGTGATCCGCCGCGCGATGGAAACCTCGCGCCTGCGCCGGGAGAATTCCGACCTCAAACGCAAGGAGACCGGCCCGGCGGACATGATCGGCACCTCCGCCGCGTTCCGCACCCTGGTCGGCCAGCTGGACAAGGTGACCAAATCCAACGGCCGGGTGATGCTGACCGGTCCGGCAGGCAGCGGCAAGGAGATTGCGGCGCGCTACATCCACGCAAACTCCAACCGGGCGTCGGCGCCCTTCATCACCGTGAACTGCGCCAGTATCGAACCGGACCGGATGGAAGATGTGCTGTTCGGCCGCGAGTCATCCGAACGCGGGGTTGAGCCGGGCCTGCTGGAACAGGCGCATGGCGGCGTTGTGTTCTTTGACGAAGTGGCGGACATGCCGCTGGGCACCCAGTCCAAGATCCTGCGGGTGCTGGTCGATCAGCAGTTCCAGCGGGTTGGCGGCTCGGACAAGATCCGCGTCGATCTGCGGGTGGTATCCTCCACCAACAAGGATCTGGATGCGGAGATCGAGGCCGGCACCTTCCGCCAGGAGCTGTATCACCGCCTGAACGTGGTGCCGGTTGCGGTGCCGTCGCTGGCGGACCGGCGCGAGGATATCCCGCTGCTGGCCAATTACTTCATCTCCCAGTTCAACGAGGCCCAGGGCCTGCCGCTGCGGGAACTGACCGAGGAAGCCGTGGCGCTGATGCAGACCATGCCGTGGCCGGGAAACGTGCGCCAGCTCAAGAACCTGGTGGAACGGGTGCTGATCCTGGGCGACGGCAGCGGCCCGATCGAGGCCAAGGACCTGCCGCGCGAAGAAGAGAAGACCGAAGAGGAGGGCCGGGTGGTGCTGTCCGGCGCGCTGGCAACCCTGCCGCTGCGCGAGGCGCGGGAGGCGTTCGAGCGGGAATACCTGCTGACCCAGATCAACCGCTTTGGCGGCAATATCAGCCGCACCGCGTCTTTTGTCGGCATGGAGCGCTCGGCGCTGCACCGTAAGCTGAAGTCGCTGGGGGTGGTGACCTCCAACAAGGCTGGCGCCCGGGTGGCGCATGTGGAAACCGAGGAAGAACAGGCCTGATCAGGCCGCCATTGCGCCCGGGTGAACCGGGCGCAGGCGGGGTCAGAACAGGTCCTGTCGGATCGGGTTCACCGCAAAATGGATCTGCGCGGCCAGCTGAAGCCGGCTGACCGGATCGTCGGGAACGATGGCGGGCAGGCCCGCCTCCCGCGCGTGGTTCTCAAGCTGCTTGCGCGAGGCAGGGCCGAACTGGCCGTCAACGGCAATGCCAGAACCCAGCTGACGCAGGATATACTGGGTGCCGGCGGCTATGTCCCGCTCAGACATGCCGGAGAGCAGCTCGCGCGCGGCAGCGCGGGCGTCGGGGTCATTCAAAGCCATCGCCTTGCCGGCCCGCGCGGCGGCAGCGTGGGCGGGAACGCGGTCCGCAAGCCTGTTGAGGGCAACCCAGGCGCCGTTGGCGCCGCCCCAGGCATCGCCGCGCGACAATCCCATGTCATACCATTCCAGTGCCTCAGCCGCGTCCCGGCCGGGCAGGTCGCCGCCCATGATCATGCGGCCGATCTCTGCCGGGGCGTGCGGGTGGCCCAGCTGCGCCGCTTCAGCAAACAGCGCCCGGGCCTTTTCCTTGTCGACCGGCTTGCCCGCGCCGCCATCGCGGTAGACATAGCCGAGGTTGGCGGTGCCGTAGATGTCGCCGCGGCCGGCAGAGGCCTCCAGATAGGAAAGCCCGCGTTCCGGCTGCGCCAGCTCATCACCGCTCCACAGGAAGAACACGCCCAGCTCGTTCATTGAATAGGTGTGGCCAAGCTCCACCGCGCGGCTCAGCAGATCGAAGCCGCGCTGCTTTTCCTCAGGCGTGCTGCTTTTGCGCAAAAGCCGCTTGCCGCGGGCGTGCATCGAGAAGGGGTCGCCTGCCTCGATTCCCTTGTCCCACAGGGCAAAGGCCTTGTCCGGGTCATAGGGGATCGGCACGGTTTCGCGGTCGACATTCGGGGTGACATGCAGATAGGCGACCGCGTTAAAGGCGCGGACATGGCCCAGTTCCGCGGCCTTTTCAAAGGCTTCATAGGCTTCGATCAAGCGGCCCTGGCCCTGCAGCGCACGGCCCAGCTGGTAATGCAAGCGCCCCAGTTCCGGTGCGGCCTGCACCGCCTCGCGGCAGGCGGCCTCTGCCGCTTTCAGATCAATCTCATTAGGGTAGCGGTAGAGCCCGACGCCTTGGAGATCCAGCAAATCCCCGGCTTCGAGGTCGCATTGGCGGGCAATCATCTCCAGGTTCACGGTCACGTCGCGCACCGTGTCAGCTTGGGCAAGCCGCAGAACCATCCGGTCCTTGCGCACCTGGCCGCCGTCCTGACGCGCGGGCAGTTCCGCCAGCTTGGGCGCATAGCTGAGGCTGAGCGCACTTCCGTCCCCCGCTTGCAGCGAGGTGACGCCGGAGGAGGGGGACTCTACAATTGTCACCGTGGTGCCGGCCCGGACATAGGG is a genomic window of Leisingera caerulea DSM 24564 containing:
- a CDS encoding sensor histidine kinase NtrY-like, with product MAYKSHLRAAYGPLAAIDRWRRTRRARNIGTIGLVLLGPVLALATFLIIGPLGQGASSRSLRLILLADLVYILTIAALVMAQIVRLFAARRSKSAGSRLHLRLIGAFGFLALIPTVIVAVFAVLTVNVGLEGWFSQRVRQVIGSSLAAAEAYQAQQKGDLSEDAQALARYLDSSRARSFFINDAELRQVLAQGQLQIQRGLREAYIVDSGGQIRARGERSYEFDFEKPDNQQLEAARQNGMLLIEDWDNSEFRALVQLSAFVDRFLYISRDVDGELLNLLDDTQETAHLYQQLESERGRVLFEFALLYIGFAVILILAAMWLGMWFAERLSRPVGRLTVAAQRVGGGNLDVQVPVDDGGDEISQLGQYFNQMTRELKAQHSRLLDNTRQIERRRRLFDSVLSSVTSGVVGLDADGRVTFVNRSAERLLDWQEDQQLMALAVAVPEFGPLFAELIETGAEVVQEEIKVTRQGRLENLLVRMSPRRSEEGGLEGYVVAFDDVTDLVSAQRMAAWGDVARRIAHEIKNPLTPIQLSAERIKRKFAPKLGEENSDQLQSMTDVIVRQTNDLRRIVDEFSKFARMPEPERREEDLVKLVRDAVILQQQGQPDVRITAELPKVQMPSDLDATMIGQALTNLIKNAGEAIESLQKKGAPDGLVPEIRVTAEKTGSFYEIRIADNGIGLPEDRARLFEPYVTTRDAGTGLGLPIVKKIIEEHGGTLTLEDAPVFEGQAHNGAMAVIRLPAAAKKAAAPNKSTVKAGLT
- the ntrX gene encoding nitrogen assimilation response regulator NtrX; amino-acid sequence: MSDILIVDDERDIRELISDILEDEGYATRKAGSSDECMARLEEAKPALMILDIWLKDSQMDGIDILKTVKRDTPDIPVVIISGHGNIEIAVAAIKQGAYDFIEKPFNIDQLMVVIRRAMETSRLRRENSDLKRKETGPADMIGTSAAFRTLVGQLDKVTKSNGRVMLTGPAGSGKEIAARYIHANSNRASAPFITVNCASIEPDRMEDVLFGRESSERGVEPGLLEQAHGGVVFFDEVADMPLGTQSKILRVLVDQQFQRVGGSDKIRVDLRVVSSTNKDLDAEIEAGTFRQELYHRLNVVPVAVPSLADRREDIPLLANYFISQFNEAQGLPLRELTEEAVALMQTMPWPGNVRQLKNLVERVLILGDGSGPIEAKDLPREEEKTEEEGRVVLSGALATLPLREAREAFEREYLLTQINRFGGNISRTASFVGMERSALHRKLKSLGVVTSNKAGARVAHVETEEEQA
- a CDS encoding caspase family protein, giving the protein MTALSFRPSSLAAAVLACSALLPAAPARAAYETSERASAPETAIVIGIQNYDHVTDLTNTRNDAKAMAEMLRSFGYTVFEGYDLDKRGFEALLRQAALNIRDGSQVFFYYAGHGIQLGRRNYLLTSDAELSGIHDLPFQSVTLDRVSAILGGKAGSQILMLDSCRDNPVPDVKLNAEVGAQLYEAREGFDVFRPPLNTLVAFSTSPGATALDGEPGGNSPYTSSVVRHFPDRPEEDAMTVLAAIRGDVYSATGNTQVPWESSTLTQKIYLRPAERSLNVAQAQPETAPASLDQLPDQLSVKIPLGRSLELAPEISPYVRAGTTVTIVESPSSGVTSLQAGDGSALSLSYAPKLAELPARQDGGQVRKDRMVLRLAQADTVRDVTVNLEMIARQCDLEAGDLLDLQGVGLYRYPNEIDLKAAEAACREAVQAAPELGRLHYQLGRALQGQGRLIEAYEAFEKAAELGHVRAFNAVAYLHVTPNVDRETVPIPYDPDKAFALWDKGIEAGDPFSMHARGKRLLRKSSTPEEKQRGFDLLSRAVELGHTYSMNELGVFFLWSGDELAQPERGLSYLEASAGRGDIYGTANLGYVYRDGGAGKPVDKEKARALFAEAAQLGHPHAPAEIGRMIMGGDLPGRDAAEALEWYDMGLSRGDAWGGANGAWVALNRLADRVPAHAAAARAGKAMALNDPDARAAARELLSGMSERDIAAGTQYILRQLGSGIAVDGQFGPASRKQLENHAREAGLPAIVPDDPVSRLQLAAQIHFAVNPIRQDLF